One segment of Agromyces albus DNA contains the following:
- a CDS encoding bifunctional DNA primase/polymerase: MDIAKLLLTTNRMPTRNAAIAFARAGVPVFPCAREQKRPLTAAGFHDASCDVDQVETWWARWPDANLGIPTGSASGIDVVDVDAKGVAGSGFPAFERAATAGLVDGELGRVRTPSGGLHVYFPAMRSRPQRCWQAAVARIDFRGTGGYVIAPPSILATDRGRVAYRLFSVSSAHAKPVDAVALREFVDPRRARPSTRSAEPATAAVLDPRRLAGWVGRLQEGERNAGLFWAACRLAEAGLPADAVASALAPAAASAGLADAEIATTIRSASRQASARPPRPSSTSHTPPPTPWSAPPSPPRRAGDTRCLP; the protein is encoded by the coding sequence ATGGACATCGCAAAGTTGCTGTTGACCACGAACCGCATGCCGACGCGCAACGCGGCGATCGCATTCGCCCGTGCCGGCGTCCCGGTCTTCCCGTGCGCCCGCGAGCAGAAGCGCCCCCTGACCGCGGCCGGATTCCACGATGCCAGCTGCGACGTCGACCAAGTCGAGACGTGGTGGGCTCGTTGGCCCGACGCGAACCTTGGCATTCCGACTGGCAGCGCCTCCGGGATCGACGTCGTCGATGTCGATGCGAAGGGAGTCGCGGGATCGGGCTTCCCCGCGTTCGAGCGCGCCGCCACGGCGGGACTCGTTGACGGCGAACTCGGCCGGGTTCGCACGCCATCTGGCGGCCTGCACGTGTACTTCCCAGCGATGCGGTCCCGGCCTCAGCGCTGCTGGCAGGCAGCCGTCGCGCGAATCGACTTCCGCGGAACGGGTGGCTATGTGATCGCGCCGCCATCGATCCTGGCGACGGATCGCGGCCGGGTCGCTTACCGGCTCTTCTCCGTGTCATCCGCTCACGCGAAGCCCGTCGACGCCGTCGCGCTCCGCGAGTTCGTCGACCCGCGCCGGGCACGACCAAGCACGCGCTCGGCAGAACCGGCCACAGCCGCAGTGCTCGACCCGAGGAGGCTCGCTGGGTGGGTAGGCCGCCTCCAAGAAGGAGAGCGGAACGCCGGTCTCTTCTGGGCCGCCTGCCGACTCGCTGAAGCCGGCTTACCAGCCGACGCCGTCGCATCCGCACTAGCGCCGGCCGCGGCGAGCGCCGGCCTCGCGGATGCTGAGATCGCGACCACGATCCGATCCGCCAGCCGTCAAGCCTCGGCGAGACCACCGCGGCCGTCAAGCACGAGCCACACTCCTCCGCCGACCCCCTGGTCCGCTCCCCCG